The following nucleotide sequence is from Channa argus isolate prfri chromosome 9, Channa argus male v1.0, whole genome shotgun sequence.
GTTTCAGTGTGGACAGAAATCGAAATAACTCTGATATGGGTTATTTCTCTCCTGCTGGCTGTGCCTGAAATTGTTGGCTTTGATATGATAACAATGAACTATAAAGACAAGCATCTGAGTATATGTCTGCTTCATCCCATGCAAACTACACAATTCATGCAGGTAATGTAATTGTCTCCACCCAGAGCAACATGATGAAACAAACAGCTCAACGTGTTTGCTTTGATTGTCTTTTCATATCCAGCATACAGTGATATTTCTAACATGGTACGAGTTGACATAAATAATGGCTTTGATATTACTGCTCTTTATTCAACAGATGCCAAATGCTTATAAGGTTATGTTATAAACCTGTTGAAATGTAGAAACCACTAAATATCATGCCACCAGCAGTACTGACTGACTGCGGTATTTAATCCACAGTTTTATAAATCAGTCAAGGACTGGTGGCTGTTCGGCTTCTACTTTTGCATGCCACTGCTTTGGACTGGTGTTTTCTACACACTCATGACCAGGAAAATGCTAAGAAATAGTGAGAATACATTAAGCGACCACACCAAGCAGGTAATTAATTCACTTTCTactgttaaacacattttacaactttccattttaaagttaaacataaatttcctcttctctttaaAGAGACGTGAAGTTGCAAAAACAGTCTTCTGCTTGGTGATCGTGTTTGCACTCTGCTGGTTGCCTCTGTATCTCAGCAGAATTTTGAAATCAACCATCTATGATGAAAAAGATCCCAATAGGTGTCAACTACTGAGGTGAGCTAAGATTCCTTCACTGTCCGTTGCTCAGACCGTGCACCTTTGTGTGAATTAATCaatatttgtctttctcttttagtGCCTTTCTTGTCCTGGACTATTTCGGCATCAACATGGCATCACTTAACTCATGCATCAACCCAATTGCATTGTACATAGTCAGCAATAGATTCAAGAGATGTTTTAAGGTAAGATaggcttttcttatttttgttcttaCTTTGGTGCTATTCAGCGTTAGACTAATCTGCTGGGGTGAAAACACTGCGATCCATGTTGTATCATATATGTCATCAAGGACATATGGAGTCACGTCTGTAAATTGGCCAGACTGGAGCAAGCAATGACCTGAGGGGGTAATAAGTGAAAATGGTCTGGAAAACCATCATCACGATgagtagaaaaaagaaaaaacaaccattTGGCAATCTACCAGACAGTCGGTCAGTGAATCACTGTGATGTTTTATGAGGAAGAAAACATAGCTTCAAGGCAGTTTTCAAGGGTAGAAATTTAAAAGCCTTTATTGTATTACTAGCACAGAGGAAGATATCTAAAATatgctttgatttgttttggcTGTCATCAAGTTTTTTGAACACCGTGAGACATAAATTACTCCTTTTCTGCAAAACCATATATatctttccctttttaaaaatgtttcccaCTTCAATTAAAAGACAACTCAAAACTGAAGCTTGCTTTTAACAAATGCCTCACAAAACATTCCCTTTCCAAATTAATGAAGATATTTACATTGTATTATCAGAGTGCAAACAACATAAAGCTTCCACTTAGACTTTAGCACAAATACTCCACAATTAGAGACAGTCTAATGAGCATGTGAGGCTGACGGTGAATGTGTGTTGTCCTCTGACCGATTGTCTTCATGTGTGTGGTCCTTCAGGCGTGTTTGTGCAGACGGTGTTTGCCTCTTCAAGCTGTTACACATGACGAAGTGCAGTCTGTTTTGAAGTCCAGAATGCAGGATCACGCCTCGGAGGAAAGTAACAACATCAAAGCTCACAAGCAGACATCTACACCTCTACCTGAGCAGGAGAACACCTTGCTGTGTTAAGAAAGCTCATGTGGGAACTGTGGAAATATACTGTCAGTTCTTCGTTATTAAACCTGTTCTGTATCTGGCTGTCCAAGAAGATACCAAAGCAGCAGCTTGGCAACCTTGTCGTGCCTtcttaataatataaaatatacccTGTGAGTAACATGCAGCAGTGTCTTTTGTACTGCTGTCGTCAGTTGAACATCTGCTTTGGCATGAGCAACCTGGAGTCAGACTGTTCAGACTATTTGCCCCCAGGGCTTGACTCACTCCCAACCATTACATCAGATTTTACCTAGTACCTATCCTGTATCACGCATCACAGTTCTTAAATCACTGTTTGGGGCATGATGTTAACCTGGCATCCATCAACAGAAATCTTGTCACGGCTTACCGCCTGCttatatattattttgattCTGTTTCTGGATTTAGGAAACACTGTGCCTCAGGAAATCAAGCAAATGGGAAATCAAAATTATTACGGTGAGTTTAATGGGGTATGGTGTATTATTAgcacatgaatgtgtgttttcatctcTTGTTAAGTTTCCCATACACAGCAGTCTAAGAGTTTTTAGTGTTCCTTTCATTCTTGAGTCTTGAGAAACATATTAAATTGGTGCCACAAGTATATTCTGTCTCTGCCACTGAATGACTGATTGATGGTGACctatttttaatgcattgttAAATGTGTAATGCATGGAGACACTTTATAAAAGACCTGAGAGTGGGGAAGAAGGAAAACGAAGATGACAGAATGAGGTCAGGAGGAGAGAAGGAtgggaggtggtggtggtggtgttggtggtgggttgggggtgggggtagAGATGAGCACCTGATAGGTCTTCCTGTCACAGGACAAGGCAAGCACAAATAGAACGCTGTTCTTCCAGCTAATGCTGTATCAGTCGGCAAAACTTTTGTGATGCTGTGCGCTAGAACGCCGATTAAAAGTTTATCTTGCATGGCTAAAGAGAACGACTCTAAACTGTCTGCAAAGTTTCCGTagtttgtttgaataaaattCTGTGAATACTTTTGATGTTTGAGGCAAATGCAGAAGAAAGGTCTAATAAGGACAGGACTAAGTTTTGTGAAACTACTGTTCCCAGTGAAGTACTGTATATTGCTATAGTaccttacattttttattactttctacAGTAGCAATACATTTACATAGAGCATGCTTCATTTAAACCTTGGTTAATTGATACCCTACAATaagaaaattgtttaaaaataaactagaaCAAACtatccaattttttttcttaaacaaaaaGTAACTTCGTTTCATATCATGACTAGTTCCACCATAAAGTATTTGTTGCTCTTGGCACATCAAATAAAGAGCAAAAGGAAATTGCTGGTTCCACATCACATCAAACCAGCAGCAGCTAGGATCAGGTTTAGCTTTGTTATTATGACAGACTAAGAAGCAAAAATCAGTATAATCCTTTTAAAATCTTGTATGTATGTACACCACAGACATCATGTAACATTTGAATGTCATCTTATTTAAAGTTCGCATTGCAAAGACAAATTTGAACCATCtgacacaaaatgtgtttgtttgtgattaGAGATGccaaaaatatgtttcaagGGAACAGAGAAAGTAACGTGTGCTTTTCAGCCCACACAGTCGTATTGCCTGCTGTGCTACACACTTGTGCACCTCTCTCTGTTCTGACATAAGAGAGAcagtctctgtgtctctgacgCTTTGACTGTTGGATACAACAGTGTTGGACCGAATACAGGAGTTCAATATGCTTATTTATGCTGAAGCCAATTTACACTGTTTTGATTTATAACATTGTCCCTGTATTTAAGATTTTATGCATAGCATGTCcatgtttatgttttcacatcagtCCTGATTTATTGTCCTGGTTTATATTATGCTTCTATATGCATTTATATCTGTATAGATTGATCAAATTTGGATTTGTACTTTTAACTGACTAtgaattttatcattttatatgTTGCACCAACACACCTCATCACACACTTGTGTCCAAAACTAATTTTGTTCAAATGCTGCAgtgttatttgtttatataaattTCAATCAGCAAACGGTACAATGCTATCATGACCTCAGCAGTGAAAACTCACATCTGCCAGCTGACGCTGACATAATCATGCTGTGATATTCAGAGAAGGGTGACGTCAGTGTCAACATCAGCAAGAGAGCGGGTGTCTCAGACCTTCTTCAGTAATCTTTGTTCACCAGGGTTTAGATAGGGCTCCCCATGGTGCTGCCCAGACTCCCCAGACTGTGGATTTAATTAAACAGTGTGAAATTAATTAATCAGTGGGGTGGCAGGTAAAGGGACTTCTCTCTGGAACTGCTCACACAACCAAGACAAGCATTTTATGTGCAGTGACAGTTATTAATTTGcagtatattttattatagtgtTTCTATATGGAGATGGTGAAATTCGGGGAGATTAAAGAGCTTGACATGCGAAAAAAGTCATGCAAATTATCAAAATAACAGCTCCCGAAAAATCAAAGCGTAAACCTGTGTTTGATCTGTTCtatcaattaattaaaattttcagTTCTGTATAATAATGTGGTGCAAATTAGATGGAAATGAgataaaatattcatttagttATCTGGGGAATCTGCCTGGAGGGCTTTTTAGTCTTCAGTCTGGCTCAAAATGCTGTCCATATGGCAATTATGTACAGTAGTGTTGCAGGAGGATTGGTCTGATGCCTACTGGCAGAGAGGACCCTGCTTGTGACAAACTGCTGCTAGGATCTGATGTGAGTTGAGGGAGATAATGAGCCTGTTGTAAGCCTTAAGTATAGAGCCTGGCCCCGGGGTGGCATATCTAAGTGTTCAGGCTCCCTCATTGTTGCACGTGCGGCTgaggattaaaaacacatttacttttttcttcgTAAACTTTGTCACTACTTCCCACAAGTCTTTGGACAACTTCTGCTTTCATGTGGCAAAGCTTGCTTTGTGGAGGAGCTGTTTTTCTCCCCACTGTTTGTAGATGTGAAGTTTTGATTTGATTCTGCTTTGAGCTATATATAGACCCTTTTAAGCACCCCACCAGAGGATGTGTGCATTCTGGGGTACATCCTAGAATGACTGAAGTTTTGACAAATaccatattttaatataaattctTGTAATATCAATCCCGTTGGCATggattttcaaattaaatttcacCGAAAGGGTAAAAAGCGATGCGTGAGGcagtttaatttacagtatgaTGCTGATTATACAGCAGCCTCTCACAGAACCCATGCCTGCTGTGTGAATGCCCAGTTCTCAGGAGGAACTCTTGACATCCACTGCTATTGTGGAAGGAAACCACTGTCCTATATACACCGGAAAACAATGCAAATTCCTGTGTCCAATTTAGACCTACACCACACTACAGGTTTTTCTATTTAAGCATAACAAGGGCACCATGCAACCAAGTGCAagacacagaaaggaaaatCCCTGTAGTGTGTGCAGAGTAATTGAGTCACCCAGGAGAATTGCTATAATGTTTCATTACATAGAACATGTAATTTACTGAATGCAGCCAAGTCTGTAgacaattttacagttttaacttagtgaaataaataaaacagagttCTTTATACAATACCAGCAGGCAGCTAATTAATGGCAATTTGGGGCTTGCATACTAAATAGAAGggtgaaaaaaaaggcagagagcaacagagagagacTCCAGCCAATGGCAAAGAAACTTGAGAGAGACCTGCAAATGGCAGGCAGAGTCAGACTACTGGGCAGAGCTGCAAGTGGTCACTCAACCATGggattaaaaagcatttaagcCTTGTACCACCCCACCGCCATACCGCACCCCAACCCCCTTCGTCCAGCCATGTTATTTCTGACCATTcaagagaaaagacaaatattttgtgCCTGGGTTGTTATTGCCAGTGCGAAACTGCAGGTTACAGGTTTTTCACAACGCCAGCATCTATAAACGTATTGCAGTGCTTTCTTGCAGAAAAACATAATGAGCTAGCCTAAAAGGGTTTCTGTGTTCTGGTTAAGGTGCAAAATGGACTGTCACTactgtttatttcattcatttctggATGTAATGGAAAACGTGCAATCAAATGTAGGACACGTTTACTATAGTGGTTCACTTCACACTTCTATTCACACTTCTAATGCCTTCTGGGCAACTACAGAAAATTTATGACAGGCTATTGACATATTTATAGGAAGCGTTAGTGAGTGCAAGAGCTTGATTAACAGGATTCCATCATGTCACAAAGTAAATCACCAGCTAAGGCATCTGAGATGTATTCGGCTCACTGCATTTGGGTGCCAGGAGGATGCTGGTGAAAAAGCTTTTGGTAGGTAGTTACCAGAGCACCACTGCACCCTGCTTGCTTATGCTTGTTTTGATGGGCAATGATGAAAGCACAGGTGGATGTGAGAGAGCTCCCCTCCCTCGACTGCTGTGGATTGCTCGTCTGTGGTTTCCTATTAGCACAGGAGTGGAGGTTTGCAGTCTGGCTGCTGGGCACAGTGGGTCAGTGCTCACAAAGCTCTGTTTGTTCCCTGGCCTGCAGGGCTCCCAGGGTAAGCTTGGCTCCAGAGGggagacaaacaaaaaggcaCCACTGTCTCACACACCGAAGCTGCTCTCCAACACATTCGTCTCTTCTACTCAACAGGGGTACATTTCTCTTCTTAGGAGAGGAATGGCAAAAGGAAACAAGTTTTTTAGAAACAGGGCCTCAGGATAACAAAACTGCTGTTGTTCTGAGCTATGTATTTTTTCTGAGTTTAAATGCCATTTTGAGTTGTTGCTTGTGgtgatatgtttttttctttttgctttgtgttttttatcttcttttgtCTAGCTTAGACTCACAGCTCTTTGTCTTGTGCTGCTGTATCAACAGATTCTGA
It contains:
- the ednrbb gene encoding endothelin receptor type B codes for the protein MWTVALVLCLGNALIRGEASDQHSQPFPVTELYEVTSPGLSILENQKSNSSIHPPQVAGPKTPNPPMCSESAGIRDTFKYVNTVVSLLVFVVGIVGNVALLRIIYVNKCMRSGPNILIASLALGDLIHIVIDIPINAYRLMAEDWPFGLVLCKLFPFIQKTSVGITVLSLCALSVDRYRAVVSWNRIKGIRVSVWTEIEITLIWVISLLLAVPEIVGFDMITMNYKDKHLSICLLHPMQTTQFMQFYKSVKDWWLFGFYFCMPLLWTGVFYTLMTRKMLRNSENTLSDHTKQRREVAKTVFCLVIVFALCWLPLYLSRILKSTIYDEKDPNRCQLLSAFLVLDYFGINMASLNSCINPIALYIVSNRFKRCFKACLCRRCLPLQAVTHDEVQSVLKSRMQDHASEESNNIKAHKQTSTPLPEQENTLLC